Within Acidobacteriota bacterium, the genomic segment CAAGGAGATGCTGGGGCTCGCCGCCTCCCTGGTGCTCCGGTGCGACGACTGCATCCTCTACCACCTGATCCGGTGCCGGGAGGAAGGGGTAACCGCCGCCGAGATGGAGGAGGTCATGAACGTCGGCCTCGTGGTGGGCGGCTCCATCGTGATCCCCCACCTCCGCCGCGCCTTCCGCGCCTGGGAGGAGATGGAGGCGGAGCAGGCTCCGGTGTAGGGGCCTTCTCCCGGGGCACTTCGTCGAGCCTCCCTCCCCGGGGTGTCGGCTTTCCGCCGGCAGGGACCCCGGGAGCAGAAGGACCAAAGGGACATTAAGGACGGTAAGGAAGACGCCTTGCCTGGACCGTGAGGGCGCGGTGGGAGGGAGCTTGACGACCTTGTGAAAAGTCCGGATTTTGATCTCACAGAGGCACGGAGGCACGGAGAAGAATCGTAAGGATTGTTGATTCTATTAAATACGATTTGTATTTCTCTGTGCCTCCGTGCCTCTGTGAGAGAAAAGGACTTTTTGCGAACGCATCAAGTTTGACCGCTTGCTGACGCGCGCGGTTCTGACTGAGGGTGATTGACCGCTTGCTGACGCGCGCGGTTCTGACTGGAGGTGATTGACCGCTTGCTGACGCGCGCGGTTCTGACTGAGGGTGATTGACCGCTTGCTGACGCGCGCGGCTCTGACTTGTGACATGGGCTCAGTTGGCAACGGTCCAGTTCGGGTCGGGGACGGCGTTCGGCGTGAGCCGGGCGGAGCCCGAGACGGCGATGCCGCTCAGGTACCAGACCGACAGGGCGCCGTTCCCGCTCACGAGGTTGCGCCAGAGGACGTCCGTCTTCCCGTCGGCGTTGAAGTCGGCGAGGGCCGCGACGTCCCAGTCGGTGCTGACCGTGGGGAACGCGGCGGCGCCGGTGTAACCCACGCCGTCCAGGTACCAGACGGAATTCACGCCGCTGGAGCCGTTGCGCCAGAGAACGTCCGTTTTCCGGTCGCCGTTGAGGTCGGCGAGGCCGGCCACGGTCCACCCGGCGGCGACCGCCGGGAAAGCGGCGTCCCCGGTCACCGACGCGCCGTCGAGGTACCAGACGGTGTTGACCCCGGACGTCGGGTTGCGCCAGAGGAGATCGGGTTTCCCGTCGTTGTTGAAATCCGCGAAACCCGCCACCGTCCAGCCGGCGGCGACGTACGGGAAGGGCGCCGAGCCGGTCACGGAGGCGCCGCTCAGGTACCAGATGGCGTTGTCGCCGGTGGCGGCGTTGCGCCAGAAGATGTCCGCCTTCCCGTCGCCGTTGAAGTCCGCCGTCCCGGCGATCGTCCAGCCCGTGGCCACGTTCGCCACGAAGGCGGAACTGCTCATCGTCACGCCGTTGAGGTACCAGATGGCCGTGTCCCCGGTCGAGAGGTTGCGCCAGAGGACGTCGGTTTTCCCGTCATCGTTGAAGTCGGTGGGGGCCGACTTCCAGGCGACGGCCAGGCGGTTTTTCAGCAGGGTCCCCCAGGAGGTGGGCGTCAGGGTCATGCCGACCCCGCAGCCGCCGCCCGAATTGTCCACCAGCAGGTTGGGGGGGCAACGCATGTGGAAGACCCACGCCAGGTAGGGTACCTCCGCCACCTCGGCGCGCCGCATGAGTTCCTCGCATTCGGCCTCGGTCATGTTGGAGGGCCCGAATTCGCCCACGATCACGGGGATGGTGCGGCTCGGGTTCTCGAAACGGGCGGCGAATTCCGACGCGGGGTCGTACACGTGCACTTCGTACGCCACGTTGACCCCGCCGCCGGCGGTGATGGGGTGGGTGGTGTAGTAGTTCAGGAAACGCGCCCACCCGCCGGTGCCCTGGACCGTGATGAGGTTGTAGGGCGCCCCGGCGAGGTCCTGGCGGTCACGGATGGCCTGCACGGCGCTGTTCATGGCCTGCCAGACCTGGGCGTCCCAGGCGCCGTCGTAGTTCATCTCGGGCTCGTTGACGATCCCGAACATCACGTGGGGCTGGTTCAGGAACTGGTCCGCCAGCTTGGCCCACACCTGGTTCGTGGTGGCGGTGGGCCAGCCGTTGTCATCGATG encodes:
- a CDS encoding carboxymuconolactone decarboxylase family protein, translated to MAAKSIDEFRKEREALNEIVLRKGGKNIKRFFAIDTQTYEAGALDRKTKEMLGLAASLVLRCDDCILYHLIRCREEGVTAAEMEEVMNVGLVVGGSIVIPHLRRAFRAWEEMEAEQAPV
- a CDS encoding FG-GAP repeat protein, with translation MMRITAIGLGILLLAGLPAMAGDGPASDGSAPAATPWLHTSGNRILKSDGSLFRGRGANLNDTRGCNACTWFAPNVDEVKRRIDLLVDVWKADFIRLDLESYATADGRVHWQSPLYDDDYVADIRQITDYIGTKPGVYVMVALWIDPSIDDNGWPTATTNQVWAKLADQFLNQPHVMFGIVNEPEMNYDGAWDAQVWQAMNSAVQAIRDRQDLAGAPYNLITVQGTGGWARFLNYYTTHPITAGGGVNVAYEVHVYDPASEFAARFENPSRTIPVIVGEFGPSNMTEAECEELMRRAEVAEVPYLAWVFHMRCPPNLLVDNSGGGCGVGMTLTPTSWGTLLKNRLAVAWKSAPTDFNDDGKTDVLWRNLSTGDTAIWYLNGVTMSSSAFVANVATGWTIAGTADFNGDGKADIFWRNAATGDNAIWYLSGASVTGSAPFPYVAAGWTVAGFADFNNDGKPDLLWRNPTSGVNTVWYLDGASVTGDAAFPAVAAGWTVAGLADLNGDRKTDVLWRNGSSGVNSVWYLDGVGYTGAAAFPTVSTDWDVAALADFNADGKTDVLWRNLVSGNGALSVWYLSGIAVSGSARLTPNAVPDPNWTVAN